Below is a genomic region from Acidobacteriota bacterium.
CCCACCCCGCCGCCCTGGCCCTGATCCGCGCGGCCGGGCGGCCCGTCGCCGCCCCCAGCGCCAACCCCTTCGGCTACGTCAGCCCGACCGAAGCCTCCCATGTCGCCGCCCAGCTCGGCGGGAGGATCGACCTGATTCTCGACGGCGGCGCTTCTTCGGTGGGGGTGGAATCGACCATCCTGTCACTCGCCGGGCCCAACCCCGCGCTGCTGCGGGCCGGGGGCGTGACGCTCGAGGACCTCTCGGCCCTCCTGGGGCCGGTGGAGGTCTCGACCGACCCCGGGGCCCGCCCGCAGGCCCCGGGGCAGCTCCGGCGGCACTACGCCACCCGCACGCCGCTCGAGATCGCAGAGGCGGGCGCCTTCTCCCCCTCTGCGGGGGAGAAGGCGGGGCTGCTCAGCCTCCGCCCGGAAGAGGTCCGCGGGTACGCCGCCGTCGAGGTCCTCTCCCCGACGGGGGACATGAGGGAGGCGGCGGCGCGCTTTTTCGGCGCCCTGCGCCGCCTGGACGGAATGGCCCTCGACCGCATCGTCGCCCGCCCCTTCCCGGAAACGGGGCTGGGGCGGGCGCTGATGGACCGGCTGCGCCGCGCCGCGGCGCGCTGATGCGTTAAACGGAAACCCGCGGATTGCGCGGCGGAGCGGAAACGTCCATGTCCAAAGAACCGATCTCCCAGTTTTATTATTCCCACCGGCTGAAACTCCATTTCTGGGACTGGGGGGACGACGGGAAGCCGTGCCTGATCCTGGTCCATGGGGGGATGGACCACGCCCGCAGCTGGGACCGGATCGCCGACGCTTTTTCCGAAGACTTCCGGATCATCGCCCCCGACCTGCGCGGGCACGGGGACAGCAGCTGGGCGCCCGGGGCGGTCTACAGCTTCGCCGAATACCTCCTCGATCTCGCCACCCTGGTCGACATCGTCGGCGGCCGGACCGTCCACCTGATCGGCCATTCCCTGGGGGCCGCCATCGTGCTGCAGTACGCCGGCCTCTTTCCGGACCGGGTGTGCAAGGCGGTGGCCGTCGAGGGGGTCGTCCCCCCACCCGCACTGGCCGTGCCGCGGCCGGCCTGGGAACGGATGCGGGAGTGGATCGAGGCGGTGAGGGATTGCGAGCGGCGGACGCCGCACCGTTACCCCGATCTCGCGGCCGCCAGCGAACGGATGCACCGGGAGAACCCCTACCTCACGGACGAAATGGCGCGCCACCTGACGCTCTTCGGATCGAACTGGAACCCCGACGGGACCCTTACCTGGAAATTCGACAATTTTATCCGCGCCATCCCCCCGTATTCCTTCAACATGAGGGAGGCACGCGAGATCTGGAGCCAGATCCGCTGCCCGGTACTCCTGTTTCACGGGCTGGAGAGTTTCACGGAGGATCCTGAAAAGGGGGGGCTGGTGGACGCAATCCCCCGATACCGGCTGGTCCGGGTCCCCGAAGCCGGCCACTGGGTGCACCACGACCGGCGGTCGCTCTTCATCGAGGAAACGCGCCGTTTCTTCGCCGGGTAGGGAGCGGCGCGCCCCTCAGGCGCTTTTTCTCAACTCGACCAGGACCTGCCGGGCCACCGCCTTCAGGGTGGGGAGCACCCCGACCCCCTGCGGGGCCACCGCCTCGATGCAGGGCTCCCCCTTGACCAGGAGCTGCCTCCGGAGTTCCTCGACCGGCAGGGCGCCGGGGAGATCGCGCTTGTTCAGCTGCAGCACGTAGGGGATCGTGGCGAGATCGAACCCCTGCTCCCTGAGGTTCTCCGCGAGGTTGGACACCGATTCCAGGTTGGCGTCCATGCGCTCCTCCTGGGAATCGGCAACGAAAACCACCCCGTCCACCCCCTTGAGGATCAGCTTGCGGCTGCTGTCGTAAAACACCTGGCCCGGCACCGTGTAGAGGTGGAACCGGGTGCGGAACCCCCGGATCTGCCCGAATTCGATCGGGAGGAAATCGAAAAAGAGGGTCCTTTCGGTCTCGGTGGCCAGGGAAATCAGCTTCCCCTTGTTCTCGGCGCTGGTGATCTGGTACACGTACTGCAGGTTGGTGGTCTTCCCCCCCAGTCCGGGCCCGTAGTAAACGATCTTGCAGTTGATTTCCCGTGCTACGTAATTTATGAAAGTCACCGTTGATCCCTTGCGTTACATGGAAATGATTTAGCTGCCCAGGAGTTCTTCAAGCTCCGCATCGCTGAACTGGGGCAGGGAGGAGGCCGGCTCCGTCTTTTCGATCCGGCGCTGAAAATCCCGGATCACGTCCTCGATCAGCAGCGTGGTGTGCTTGCATTTGTAGCGCACCAGCCCGGAGGATGCGGTGGCGTCGAAGACCAGGACCAGGGAAAACCGCTTCATCAGGTCGGAAATGAACAGGCTGCGCTGCCTTCCCTGATGGACCAGTACGGAAAACTCCCGTTCCCCGACAATATTGGCCAGGCCGTCGGTGGCGGCGAGATTGGCCGCCGCCAGCGATGAAAGCGCCGTGCAATCAATATTTTCGGTCGATCCGGATATGACGATGGGTTGCCCGCTCCGGCTGATCAGCAGCACCAGCTCCGCCCGCAACTCCCTCTGCATCTTGGACAAAATCGCCTGAATGCGCTGAAACTCCAGTTCATGCAAATCGAAAGTGGGAGAACTCACGTTTCCGCTGCCTACATAAGATGTTTATGATCAACATTTATGTCGATGGGAGCGATCCCCGTCCGACACGGCCGCCTGCTTCCGCCTCCGCCCCGCCGCGGTTGCTCCGGACGCGGCCCGCGGGGCGTTCCTATCTTGCACTTGACTTATCGACGGAATTTTCCTAATAATAACGTCAAATTAGGGGATCTTTGGTCCCTGCGGGGTAAGTATTTAACAGTTAATGATTTATTAGGCTTAAGCGGGATATTGATGGCGAGGGCGGCGGCACAGAAGGGAAAGGCGAAACCAAAGGCCAAAGAGGCGGCGCGGGCGGCGGCGAAGAAAAAGCCGAAAACGGCTCCCGGCGGCGCCAAGGGGGGCGCCACCCCGAAAGCCAAAGCTTCCCCGGGGAAGGAAAAGCCCAAAAAGGCCGCCACGGGAGGAAAACGGGCGGCTCCCCCGGCCCGCAAACGGGCTGCGGCCCCGGCCGGACGGACGTTCACGGGTACATCCCTCGTCCCTCCCCCGGAAGCCCCGCGCCTGCTGCGCCAGACCAAAAATACCTCCGCCGCCCTGACGCTCCTGGAAAAGGGGATCGAACTCCTCTTCGCCAGGGAGATCCGGAAGGCGCGCGCGGAATTCGACGCCCTCCTCTCCCATTACCCCGCGGAACTGGAGATCGTGGCGCGCGCACGCACCTACCTGCAGATCTGCGACCGGGAGGAGGCGGGCCGGAAGAAGTCCCCCGCAAACCCCGACGAGATCTACGCCCTCGGAATCATGGAACACAACCAGGGCGACTACGACCGGGCGATCGCCCATTTCCGCAAATCCCTGGAAAAGCACCCGGAAGCGGACTACATCCACTATTCCATGGCCGCTTCGCTGGCGATGAAGGGGGAAGCGGACGCGGCGGTCGAAAACCTGCGCCGGGCGATTGAGCTCAACGAAGACAGCCGGGTTCACGCCAGGAACGATGCCGACTTTGCCTCGCTGGAGTCGCATCCGGAATTCCAGGCGCTGGTCGGCCTTCCCTCTCCCCAGCCCTCAGGCCCGGCATAGACGTCCCCGGAAAATGGAGCTCCCCCGACCGTCATGACCAGCATGATCTTCTGCAGGAATTGCACCCATTGGGTGGACGAGCCCCTGGACGAGATCGAATCGGACCGGGGGGCGCACCCCCACCTCTTCATGGCATGCCGGCTGCTCGGGCCGGTCGAGCACCCGGAACAGGCACGGAGCTGCGCCCATTACGCGGAGAGCCAGGAGCTCTTCTCCCTCTGCCGCAGTTGCGGCATCGTGGTTCCCAAGGTCTGCATCTCGCTGGGGGAATGCGTCAACTGTACCGACACCGATCTCTTCTGCACCGAATCGTGCATCGGGGGGGAAAAGCGCAAGTACTGCACCCATTTCGTGCGCCTCCACACCGAGGGTCTCAAGCTCATCGACGACCGGAACCAGGTCTTCGACCTCTTCCCCACCCTGGATCTGCCGGGGAAGAAAAAGACACCCTGACCCGCATCGACGCCGCCTACCCGGCATGGTATTCCTGGAGGCTGCGGACCGTCAGCTCCTCGTTCTGAAGGGCGCGGATGGCGCTCCCCGCCGCCGCGGCCCCGCTCAGGGTGGTGATGCAGGGGACCCCGTACTGCAGCGCCGCCCGCCGGATCACCTTGTCGTCCAGGTGCGACCTCCTCCCCAGCGGCGTGTTGATGATCAGGTCGATCTTGCGGCTCTTGATCAGGTCCTCCACGTTGGGCCGGCCCTCCTCCACCTTGAACACCGAATCGACACGGAGACCGCGCTCGGCGAGGAAATTCCGGGTTCCCGCGGTGGCCACGAGCCCGAGCCCCAGCGCCGCGAGGTCCCGGGCGATGGGCAGAAGGGTCTCCTTGTCCTCGTCGTTGACGCTCAGAAACACCCTCCCGCTTTTCGGCAGGCGGAGGCCCGCGGCCAGCTGGGCCTTGGCGAAGGCGCTGCCGAAGCTCGCGGCCACCCCCATCACCTCCCCGGTCGATTTCATCTCGGGCCCGAGAATGGGGTCGACCCCCGGGAACTTCCCGAAGGGGAAGACGGGGGACTTCACGAAGCAGTGCCGCACCTGGAGATCCCCCGTGATCCCGAGGTCGCGCAGCTTCTCCCCCGCCATGACCCGCGCGGCGATCTTCGCCAGCGGGACTCCGGTGGCCTTGCTGACATAGGGGACGGTGCGCGAGGCGCGGGGGTTCACCTCCAGCACGTAGACGTCGTCGTTCTGGGTGGCGAACTGGATGTTCATCAGGCCGACCACGCCCAGCGCCCTGCCGAGCCGCCGGGTGAAATCCCTCATCCGCTCGAGCATCCCGGGGTCGATCATGATGGGGGGGAGCACCGAAGTGCTGTCCCCGCTGTGGATGCCCGCCGCCTCGATATGCTCCATCACCGCCGCGATAACCACCGCATCGCCGTCACAGAGCGCGTCCACGTCGTACTCGAACGCGTTCTCCAGAAACCGGTCGATCAGCACCGGGTGCTCCGGGGAGGCCTCTACCGCGTTGGCCATGTAATCGTCGAGCGAGTCCCGGTCGTACACGATCGACATGGCCCGGCCGCCGAGCACGTAGGAGGGACGGACCAGGACCGGGTACCCGATCCGGGCGGCCACCTCCCGGGCCTCCTCCCGGCTCCTCGCGGTGCCGTTTTCGGGCTGCGGGATCCCGAGCTCCCCGAGCAGCCGCCCGAACCGGCTGCGGTCCTCGGCCAGGTCGATATTCCCCGGCGCGGTGCCGATGACGGGGACCCCCGCCCGCTCGAGCGCCAGGGCGAGCTTGAGGGGCGTCTGCCCCCCGAACTGGACGATGACGCCCGCCGGCTTCTCGACGGCGACGATCTCCATCACGTCTTCGTACGTCAGCGGCTCGAAATAGAGGCGGTCGGAGGTGTCGTAGTCGGTCGAGACCGTTTCCGGGTTGCAGTTCACCATCAGGGTCTCGTAGCCCGCCTCCTTGAGCGCGAACGCCGCGTGGCAGCAGCAGTAGTCGAACTCCAGCCCCTGCCCTATCCGGTTGGGTCCGCTGCCGAGCACCATGATCTTCTTCCGGTCCGTGGGGGCCGCCTCGCACTCGCTCTCGTAGGTGGAGTAGAGATAGGGGGTGAAGGACTCGAATTCCGCGGCGCAGGTGTCCACCCGCTTGAAGACCGGGCGCACGCCCGCCTCGCGCCGCCGCCGCATCACCTCGAGGGCGGAGGGGGCGCCGCCCACAGCGGCGGGGGGGACTTCGCCGGGAGCGGCGCCCGCGGCGGCGCCGGAAGCCAGCAGCTCGGCGATCCCCGCGTCGGAAAACCCCGAGCGCTTGCACTCGAGGAGCAGGCCGGGCGGCAGGCTCCCGGGCGTGTGCCCCTCGAGCCGGCGCTCGAGTTCGACGATCTCCCGGAGCTGGCCGAGAAACCAGGGGTCGATGCGGGTCTTGGAATGGAGCTCCTCCACCCCCATTCCGGCGCGCAGCGCGTGGTGGACGGCGGCCAGGCGTTCGGGCCGCGGCGTGACCAGAAAATGGTCCAGCGACTCGGGGCTCACCCGTTCCGACAGGAGCGTCTTCCCGCTTTCGAGCGAGCGCACCCCCTTGAGCAGAGCCTCCTTGAACGTGCGCCCGATCGCCATCACCTCCCCCACCGACTTCATCTGGGTGCCCAGGGTGGGGTCGGAGTCCCGGAATTTCTCGAAATTCCATTTGGGGATCTTGGCGACGACGTAATCGATGGTGGGCTCGAAGCAGGCGGGAGTCTTTTTCGTGATGTCGTTGGGGATCTCGTCGAGCGTGTACCCGACCGCGAGCCTGGCGGCGATCTTCGCGATCGGGAAGCCCGTCGCCTTGGAGGCGAGCGCCGAGCTGCGCGAGACCCGCGGGTTCATCTCGATCACGACCATCTCCCCGTTTTCCGGGTTGACGGCGAACTGGATGTTGGATCCCCCCGTCTCCACCCCCACCCTGCGGATCACCCGGATGGCGGCGTCGCGCAGGCCCTGGTACTCCTTGTCGGAAAGGGTCTGTGCCGGCGCCACGGTGATGGAATCGCCCGTGTGCACCCCCATGGGGTCGAAGTTCTCGATGGAGCAGATGATCACGACGTTGTCGACCAGGTCCCGCATGACCTCCAGTTCGTATTCCTTCCACCCTATCAGCGACTGCTCGACCAGCACCTCGTGCACGGGGGAGATGTCCAGACCCCTGGCTATGATGGCGGCGTATTCCTCGGCGTTGAACGCCGTCCCGCCGCCCGACCCCCCCAGGGTGAAGCTGGGGCGGATGATGGCCGGCAGGCCGTTTTCCGGGAGGTAGTCCATCGCCTCGGCCATGCTCCTGACGACGCGCGACCGGGCGGACCGGAGGCCGATCTCCGTCATCGCGTCCTTGAACTTCCGCCGGTCCTCGGCCACCTCCACCGCGTCGAGCTGGGCGCCGATCATCTCCACGCCGTAGCGCTCCAGGACCCCCGACCGGGCCAGTTCCACGGAAATGTTGAGCCCGGTCTGGCCCCCGACGGTGGGAAGGAGCGCGTCGGGCCTTTCCCGCGCGATGATGGCCTCCACGGTCTCGGCCGTCAGCGGTTCCACGTAGGTGCGGTCCGCCAGGTCGGGATCGGTCATGATGGTCGCCGGGTTGGAATTCACCAGGACGACCTCGAACCCCTCCTGCTTGAGCGCCTTGCAGGCCTGGGTCCCCGAATAATCGAATTCGCAGGCCTGGCCGATCACTATCGGTCCGGACCCGATGATCAGGATCTTGTGAATGTCGGTTCGCTTGGGCATGGGCGTTTCCGGAATTCCAGCATGAGGCGCCTGAATTCCTCGAAAAGATAGTGGGAGTCGTGAGGCCCGGGCGAAGCCTCGGGATGGTACTGCACCGAGAAGGCGGGAACGGCGCGGTGGCGGATTCCCTCCAGGGTCTGGTCGTTCAGGTTCATGTGCGTCAGCTCCACCTGCCCCGCGTCCAGGGAATCGGGGTCCACCGCGAAACCGTGGTTCTGCGCCGTGATCTCCACCCGCCCGTTGTCGAGGTTCCTCACCGGCTGGTTTCCGCCCCGGTGGCCGAACTTGAGCTTGTACGTCTTTCCGCCGAAGGCGAGCCCCATCAGCTGATGCCCCAGGCAGATGCCGAAGACGGGGGTCCGGCCCAGCAACCGGCGGATGTTGTCGACCGGGGTCTCGAGCGGCTCGGGGTCCCCGGGGCCGTTGGAAAGGAAAACCCCGTCCGGCCTGAGCGCGAGCACGTCCTCGGCCGACGTGGAGGCCGGGACCACCGTCAGCCGGCACCCCGCCGCGGCGAGGCGGACCAGGATGTTGCGCTTGATCCCGTAATCGTAGGCGACGACGCTGAGCGGTTCCCGCTCCGGGGCCCCGGCCCCGAACCCGTAGGGTTTCGCGCAGGTGACCGACAAAGCCAGGTCGCGTCCCAGCATGGCGGGGATGGAGCGGGCCCGCCGGACCAGTTCCTCCGGGTCGGCCCCTTCCCCGCCGATCACCCCGCGCATCGCCCCGAGGCTGCGGATGTGGCGCACCAGCGCCCGCGTGTCGACTTCGGAGATCGCGACGATCCCGTGCCGCCTCAGGTAGGCGTCCAGCATCTCCTCCGATCGCCAGTTGGACGCCGTCACGCTGAATTCGCGCGCTACGAAACCCTCGGCGTGGGGGCGGCCCGATTCGACATCCTCCCCGGTGGCGCCGTAATTCCCGATGTGGGGATACGTCATCACCACGATCTGCCCGGCGTAGGAGGGGTCGGTCAGAATCTCCTGGTAGCCCGACATGGAGGTGTTGAAAACCACCTCGCCGCCGGCTTCCCCCAGGGCCCCGAACGCACGCCCGCCGAACATTCTTCCGTCTTCCAGTGCCAGAATCGCCTTCATGGTCAGGATACCCGTATGGATGGAGGGGGGCCGGGGGGGGGCGACGCGGCTTGCGCCTACTTCACCCTGCCGGCCCGGTAAACGGGCCAGTAGCTGAAAAACGCCTTGCCGCAGATCAGCCTCTCGGCCACGAAACCCCAGTTACGACTGTCATTGCTGGAATTGCGGTGATCCCCCAGTACGAAGTACTCTCCTTCGGGGACCACCACCTTGGGAAAGGACCGGGTATCCATATATTCGGGCTTGATATATGGCTCTTCCACCCGCTCCCCGTTCACGACCACGGCGCCGTCACGGATCTCGATTTCGTCCCCCGGCACTCCCAGCACCCTCTTGATGAAGCTCTTGCTGGGATCGCGGGGGTAGGAAAAGACGACCACGTCACCCCGGGCTATGTCCGCAAACTGGTAGACGAAACGGTTTACAAAGATCCGCTCCTGGTCGGCCAGCCGGGGCTGCATACTCGTCCCCTCGACTTTGACCGGCTGGATGACAAAAACCACGATGAAAACGGCTATGGCGAAGGCGACGAGAATATCGCGGAGCCAGGACTTGATTTCGAACGCCCACTTGAATACGGGATCCCCCCGGGGGGATTCCGTTTCAAACGTGCTCTCTTCGTTCATTGTCAAACGCGCTTTTTCCTCAATCTCCGGCATTCGAGGCCTGAAAATTTAAGCTACCAGAGCGGCCGCCCAAACTCAAATGCTTTTAGATGCGGCCCGTGCCCCCAAACGCGGAATCGGGACGCGGTCCAGGTCGGCGAGCACCGTCACGTCGGGAAAGACGCTCCGGGCCTCCTCCAGGTGCTCCCCCGCATCGGGGTACCGCTGGGAGAAATGGCCCAGGGCCAGCCGCCGCGCCCCGGCCTCCCTGGCTGTCCGCGCGGCGTCGGCCGCCGTCGAATGCCCGTACCGGTCCGCCAGCTCCCGGTGAGCGGACAGGAAAGTGGCCTCCATGAGGAGCAGGTCGGCCCCCCGGGCCAGTTCCAGCGCCGTCCGGCAGGGGCGCGTGTCCATGACGAAGGCGAACACGTTGCCGGGCCTCGGCCCGCTCACCTCCTCGAGGCGGACAATGCCCCCCGGCGTCCGCACGCTCCCCCGGCGCTCGAGCTCCCCCACCATCGGTCCGCTCACCCCCGCCGCCGCCAGTCTTTCGGGCAGGAAGCGCCGCCCCTCCGGCTCCTCGATCCGGAAGCCCAGGGCGGGGACCGAGTGGTCGAGTTCCCCCGCCCGCAGCGACCAGTCTTCCGTGCGCCAGACCTCGGCCGTTTCCCCCGCGGCGAGCGCGACCGGGTGCAGGATCATGTCCACCGAAGACTTGTAGATTGCGGCGCGGCAGAGCGCGTCCATGTACTCCTGCCCGCTCGCAGGGTAAAAGAGGTGCACGGGGTGGCGGCAGGACTCGAGCGACAGCCGCTGCACGATTCCCGGGAGCCCCAGGCAATGGTCCCCGTGAAAGTGGGAGATGCAGATGGCGCCGACAACCCCGGCCGGCACTCCCGCCAGCGTCATCTGCCTCTGGGCCCCCTCCCCCGGATCGAACAGAATGCCCGTACCCTCCCAGCGGACGAGGTAGGCGTTGTGGCTCCTCTCCCTCGTGGGGACCTGGCTGCTGGTGCCCAGCGCTATCAATTCCCTGCCGCTCATATCCCCTCATTATGCCCTTTCACCCCTTCGCTTTCAGCCGTTCTTTTCACGGCTGCCCCCCGGCCCCGATTATTTTCCCCGGGGATCATTGGCATTTGACCCGGGGGTTGCTATAATTGCCCGTTTTCCGTTGCAGGGTCGTTTCCATTCGGGGCATTCAGGAACAGGACTATCCGTGGACATCGTCGTACTCAGCGCCAGCAGACACAAGAACTGTACCCTCAAGGACGTCGCCGGGGGATTCGGAACCGTTTTCACCGTGGGGGATTCCCCATTCGCACGGCTGCTGGAAATCGCCAAGCGCCGGATCGCGGCGATCCCCAACATCACCCTCGCCTACCTCGACTCCCTGCTGACCTCGCACGGGGCCTCCGTCCGCATCCTCGACGTCCGGCGCGCCGACCAGCTCGTCCCGGCCGACCTCTACCTCGTCTCCTCCTCGATCGTCGACTGCAATTTCGAGCGCGAACTCGGCTGGGAGGCCAGGAGCCGCTTCGGCGCCCGCGTCGGCTATTTCGGGACCTTCGCCTCGGCCGTGCCCGATTTCTACTCCGAAAGCGCCGATTTCGTCCTGCGGGGGGAGATCGAGAACATGGCCCCGGCCCTGGCCCGCGGGGACATCCCCTCCGGCGTGGTGGACGCCGGTTTTGTCGGCGACCTGGACGCCCTCCCGTTCCCGAGCTGGGACCAGTTCGATATCCAGCGCTTCCGGTACCAGATCGTCACGGGCCGGGGCATCACCCTCCCCATGCTCGGAAGCCGGGGATGCCCCTATACCTGCAACTACTGCCCCTACCGGGTCAACTCGAAATACCGCGTCCGCACCCCCGAGAGCGTCGTCGACGAGATCGACTACCTGCACCGGAAATACAGCATCCACGGCATCTCCTTCCGCGACCCCAACATGACCTTCAGCCGCAGCCGCGCACGGCGGTTCGCCGATCTCCTGCTCCGCCACAACCTCGATATCCGCTGGGGGATGGAGGCGCGCACCGACCGGCTGGACCCCGAACTCATCGGGCTCCTTTACCGCTCGGGGCTGCGCAGCGTCGAGGTGGGGGTGGAATCCTCCGACCCGGACACCCTGCGGGCCAGCCACCGCAAGGCCATCGCGCGCGAGCAGCAGGAGCGCGTCATCGAGTGCTGCCACCGGCTGGGGATCCGCGTCATCGCCAATTACACCTTCGGTCTCCCCGACGACACGGTCGAGGGGATCCGGGACACCATCCGCTACGCCAAGAAGCTGAACACCTTCGCCATCCAGTTCACGGTCACCACCCCCTACCCCGGCACCCCGTTCTACGACAACGTCAAGGACGATATCTTCGAGCGGGACTGGGAGTGCTTCAACGGGTGGACCAACGTCTTCCGCCATCCCTCCATCGGGACGGAGGACCTTCACCGGCTCAGGGAATTCGCCTACGTGTCCTATCACCTCCGGCCGCGCTACGTCTGGCGCTTCCTGGAATCGACCGTCCTGCACCCGTGGCGCTTCCCCGACCCGCGGCCCGCGGCCGCCTGAGGCGCCATGACGCAGAGCGACCCCGAAAGGCACCGGCGCCGCCTCGAAGCCCTGGGCCGGATCTCGCCCGCCGTCGCCCACGACATCAACAACCTCCTCTCGGGGATTCTGGGCTACTGCCAGATGGCGCAGGGAGATCCCGGGAGGGAGGAGCTCGGCCTCTGCCTGGAGGAGATCGACAGATCGGGCCGGCGCATCGCCTCGCTGGCCAAAATTCTCCAGATCCTGCGCCCCCGCTCCGAGGGCTTGCCGGAGACCTTCGACCTCGACGCCCTCATAGGGGACCTGGAGAAATACCTCCGCTTCCTGGTCGAGCCCGAAAACGGCTTTTCCTTCACCCCCGGGAGCGGCCTGCCCCCGGTCCGCGCCGACCGCTGGCTCCTTGGCCGGGCCCTCTTCCTCCTGGCCGTCGATGCCGCGGGCCCAGGCCCGAAACCGGGTGTCTTCGAGCTCGAAACCCGGCCCGCCGCCGGGGGGGAGGTCCTGCTGCTGGCCACCCTGCCCGGAATCCCGGACCCGGGAGATCTGAGTGAGGATATCGGGGAGATCGTCCGACGGTGCGGCGGAAGGCTGACGACCGGGCCCGTGCCGGCCCTTCACCTCTATTTCCCGGCCGCGACCGGCTAGGCTTCGTCCGCGCCGCTCTTCAGGAGCAGTTCCAGCTTTTTCCGGATATCGGCGAGATCCTTGGACTTGAAGGAGTTCTTCGTCTTGACGAGCACGTCGACCGTTTCCCGGACGGCCGACTCGTAGGCCGCCAGCCTGCGGCAGTGCATCAGGCGGCACACGTCGGCCTGCCCCTCGGGAATCCCCCGGTTGAGGGTACCGATGGCGTTGACCAGGCTCAGGGAGAGGTCGGTGAAGCCCTGCACCGCTTCCCCGAGGTACCAGTTGAGGTCGCCGCTGTGAACCCCTCCCCGCCCGCCGGCGTCGGCCTTCATCACCGCCGCCTCCAGCCGGTTCACCCGCTCGAGCCAGGAACCGAAGCCCTTGCGCGCGCTTCGCATGACGCGGACCACGCGCGCCTTCTCGATGGCGCCGCGCGCGGTCTCCAAAAACTCGGGGAGGTCCAGCGGTTTTTCCCGGTAGTCCACCACCGCCAGCCGCAGCGACTCCACCGCCGTGTGCAGGGTGGGGTTCCCGGTGACGACGATGACGGGGAGGAAATCGCTGGCCTGCGGCCGGTCGCGCAGGAATTCCAGGTCGGTGTTCCCGGGCATGTTGATGTCGATCACGAGCAGGTCGTAGGGCGCCTCGGCCAGGGCGCGGGCCGCCTCCTCGGAGGTGCGGACGCAGTCGCACACGTACCCGTGGTTGCGGAAGAAGAGGGAGGTCGGCTCGAGGAACACGTCCTCGTCGTCGGCGATCAGAATCCTGTCGGCCGCCGTCCCCGTCGCATCGATCGCTGTTTGCATGTTC
It encodes:
- a CDS encoding tetratricopeptide repeat protein, whose translation is MARAAAQKGKAKPKAKEAARAAAKKKPKTAPGGAKGGATPKAKASPGKEKPKKAATGGKRAAPPARKRAAAPAGRTFTGTSLVPPPEAPRLLRQTKNTSAALTLLEKGIELLFAREIRKARAEFDALLSHYPAELEIVARARTYLQICDREEAGRKKSPANPDEIYALGIMEHNQGDYDRAIAHFRKSLEKHPEADYIHYSMAASLAMKGEADAAVENLRRAIELNEDSRVHARNDADFASLESHPEFQALVGLPSPQPSGPA
- a CDS encoding GTPase domain-containing protein, with the translated sequence MTFINYVAREINCKIVYYGPGLGGKTTNLQYVYQITSAENKGKLISLATETERTLFFDFLPIEFGQIRGFRTRFHLYTVPGQVFYDSSRKLILKGVDGVVFVADSQEERMDANLESVSNLAENLREQGFDLATIPYVLQLNKRDLPGALPVEELRRQLLVKGEPCIEAVAPQGVGVLPTLKAVARQVLVELRKSA
- the carB gene encoding carbamoyl-phosphate synthase large subunit, which codes for MPKRTDIHKILIIGSGPIVIGQACEFDYSGTQACKALKQEGFEVVLVNSNPATIMTDPDLADRTYVEPLTAETVEAIIARERPDALLPTVGGQTGLNISVELARSGVLERYGVEMIGAQLDAVEVAEDRRKFKDAMTEIGLRSARSRVVRSMAEAMDYLPENGLPAIIRPSFTLGGSGGGTAFNAEEYAAIIARGLDISPVHEVLVEQSLIGWKEYELEVMRDLVDNVVIICSIENFDPMGVHTGDSITVAPAQTLSDKEYQGLRDAAIRVIRRVGVETGGSNIQFAVNPENGEMVVIEMNPRVSRSSALASKATGFPIAKIAARLAVGYTLDEIPNDITKKTPACFEPTIDYVVAKIPKWNFEKFRDSDPTLGTQMKSVGEVMAIGRTFKEALLKGVRSLESGKTLLSERVSPESLDHFLVTPRPERLAAVHHALRAGMGVEELHSKTRIDPWFLGQLREIVELERRLEGHTPGSLPPGLLLECKRSGFSDAGIAELLASGAAAGAAPGEVPPAAVGGAPSALEVMRRRREAGVRPVFKRVDTCAAEFESFTPYLYSTYESECEAAPTDRKKIMVLGSGPNRIGQGLEFDYCCCHAAFALKEAGYETLMVNCNPETVSTDYDTSDRLYFEPLTYEDVMEIVAVEKPAGVIVQFGGQTPLKLALALERAGVPVIGTAPGNIDLAEDRSRFGRLLGELGIPQPENGTARSREEAREVAARIGYPVLVRPSYVLGGRAMSIVYDRDSLDDYMANAVEASPEHPVLIDRFLENAFEYDVDALCDGDAVVIAAVMEHIEAAGIHSGDSTSVLPPIMIDPGMLERMRDFTRRLGRALGVVGLMNIQFATQNDDVYVLEVNPRASRTVPYVSKATGVPLAKIAARVMAGEKLRDLGITGDLQVRHCFVKSPVFPFGKFPGVDPILGPEMKSTGEVMGVAASFGSAFAKAQLAAGLRLPKSGRVFLSVNDEDKETLLPIARDLAALGLGLVATAGTRNFLAERGLRVDSVFKVEEGRPNVEDLIKSRKIDLIINTPLGRRSHLDDKVIRRAALQYGVPCITTLSGAAAAGSAIRALQNEELTVRSLQEYHAG
- a CDS encoding threonylcarbamoyl-AMP synthase → MARIADASDPDAVREAARILRRGGLVAFPTETVYGLGADALNPLAVARIFEVKGRPRLDPLIVHVADAEDAALYGVFSDRARALAPRFWPGPLTLVVPKTPRVPDIVTAGLETVAIRVPSHPAALALIRAAGRPVAAPSANPFGYVSPTEASHVAAQLGGRIDLILDGGASSVGVESTILSLAGPNPALLRAGGVTLEDLSALLGPVEVSTDPGARPQAPGQLRRHYATRTPLEIAEAGAFSPSAGEKAGLLSLRPEEVRGYAAVEVLSPTGDMREAAARFFGALRRLDGMALDRIVARPFPETGLGRALMDRLRRAAAR
- a CDS encoding roadblock/LC7 domain-containing protein; its protein translation is MSSPTFDLHELEFQRIQAILSKMQRELRAELVLLISRSGQPIVISGSTENIDCTALSSLAAANLAATDGLANIVGEREFSVLVHQGRQRSLFISDLMKRFSLVLVFDATASSGLVRYKCKHTTLLIEDVIRDFQRRIEKTEPASSLPQFSDAELEELLGS
- a CDS encoding alpha/beta hydrolase, with protein sequence MSKEPISQFYYSHRLKLHFWDWGDDGKPCLILVHGGMDHARSWDRIADAFSEDFRIIAPDLRGHGDSSWAPGAVYSFAEYLLDLATLVDIVGGRTVHLIGHSLGAAIVLQYAGLFPDRVCKAVAVEGVVPPPALAVPRPAWERMREWIEAVRDCERRTPHRYPDLAAASERMHRENPYLTDEMARHLTLFGSNWNPDGTLTWKFDNFIRAIPPYSFNMREAREIWSQIRCPVLLFHGLESFTEDPEKGGLVDAIPRYRLVRVPEAGHWVHHDRRSLFIEETRRFFAG